GGGCGTTGTCTGTCTGGTGCATGTTGGGCGGTGTCAGAGGCAGGTCTTTCAGATCATGGGCGTACACGTGCAGCACATAAGTCAACTGAAATCCGCGTGCATTCAGCGCGGACAGCAGCTCCGGCGCGGCGTGCGATAGAGCGTGCACAGTCGGGGTCTGGCCATGACGGGCGCAAAATGCCTCGAAAGCGTCCCACTCAGTTTCAGTTGGGACACAGGTACCGTCGTGCCAGGCGGTGTCCAGCGGCGCAGCATCCTCAGTCCAGACGGCGACCAGGGGCCCGAACCGCTCCCAACCACCGGGGGACTGTGCAGCATGTGCAGCAGCCTCAGCCTGGGCGATGCGGGGCAGGAGGTGGGCGGGCATGGGGGCAGTGTAGGGCCGCAGACTGTAAATCCTCCTGTGCCATTTGGCGTAGCTGTACTCACAAGCTCATCACTAACGGGCGTGACGGTCAGCGAGTACCCTCCTGCTCTAGACTGCTAGGCAATGACTGGCAGTCCATCCATCCGCAACTTTTCTATCATCGCTCACGTGGATCACGGCAAATCTACGCTGGCCGACCGTATTCTTGAGCACCTGGGCGCGATGGGCGAGCGTGACAAGCGCGACCAGACCCTCGACACGCTGGAGCTGGAGCGTGAGCGCGGCATCACCATCAAGTCCACGCCGATTCGCCTGAAGTATGTCCGTGAGGGCGGTGAGGAGTACATCTTCAACCTGATTGACACGCCGGGTCACGTGGACTTCAACTACGAGGTCTCGCGTTCCCTGGCGGCCTGCGAGGGCGTGCTGCTGCTGGTGGACGCCTCGCAGGGGGTGGAGGCGCAGACCATCGTGAACGCCTACCTCGCCATCGACAACGACCTGGAAATCGTGCCGGTGGTGAACAAGATCGACCTGCCCGCCGCCGACCCTGAGGGCGCCGCGCAGGAACTCGAAGAGGTCATCGGCATTCCCGCCGAGGACGCCGTCTTCGCCAGCGGCAAGACCGGCGTGGGCGTGCCGGACATCCTCGAAGCCATCGTGGAGAAGATTCCCGCGCCGAGCGGCGACCCGGCGGCCCCGCTCAAGGCGCTGATCTTCGATTCTTTTTACGACGCTTACCAGGGCGTGATCCTGTTCGTGCGGGTGCTGGAAGGCACGCTGAGCCCCAAGGACCAGATTCACCTGATGAATGCGGGTAAAAACTTTGACGTGGATAAGGTCGGAACCTTCAGCCCCGGCCTGGTCGTGGGCGACACGCTCCCGGCGGGCGCGGTGGGCTGGGTGGCCGCCGGCATCAAGGACATTCAGGACGCGCAGGTGGGGGATACCCTGACCGGCAAGGAGCGGCGCACCGAGGAACCCTTCCCCGGCTTCAAGCCCGCGCAGCCGGTGGTGTTCAGCGGGCTGTATCCCACCGACACCGAGGACTACCGCAAGCTGCGCGAGGCGCTGGAAAAGCTGAAGCTGAACGACGCCGCCTTCAACTTCGAGCCGGAAACCTCCGAGGCGCTGGGCTTCGGCTTTCGCTGCGGCTTCCTGGGCCTACTGCACGCCGAAATCATTCAGGAGCGCTTGGAGCGCGAGTACGACCTGGACCTGATTGCCACCGCGCCCGCCGTGGTGTACCGGGTCACCCTGACCAACGGCGAAGTGTTCGAAACCCAGAACCCCGCCGAGTTTCCCACCCGTGACCGCATCGAGCTGGTCGAAGAACCCTACATCAAGCTGAGCGTGATGGTGCCCGAGGACTATGTTGGGCCCATCATGGGCCTACTGCAAGAGCGTCGGGGCAGCATGCAGACCATGAATTACATCGGCAAACGGGTGGAGCTGGTCTACGAGGTGCCGTTCGCGGAGATTCTCTACGACTTCCACGACCGCCTCAAGTCTATCTCGCGCGGCTACGCCAGCATGGACTACGAGCAGATCGGCTACCGCGAGGGCGACCTGCGCAAGGTGGACATTATGGTGAACGGCGACGTGATTGACGCGCTGGCCGTCATTGTCCACGAATCCAAGAGCTACAGCCTGGGCCGCAAGATCGTGGACAAGATGGCCGAGGTGATTCCCCGGCAGATGTTCCCGGTGCCGGTGCAGGCCACCATCGGCGGCAAGATCATCGCCCGCGCCACCGTCAAGGCGTACCGCAAGGACGTGCTCGCCAAGTGCTACGGCGGCGACATCACCCGCAAGAAGAAGCTGCTGGAAAAGCAGAAAAAAGGCCGCGCCCGCATGAAGCAGTTCGGCACGGTGGAGGTGCCGCAAGAAGCGTTCCTGGCGGTGCTGAGTACCGAGGACTAGAGGCTGCGCCGGAAAATCGTAGGGGTGGGCACAGCCTCACGGTTTTACGCAAGCAGACTGGCACAGCTCCGCAGGAGAGCGAGTGGGCACTGCTAACGTTGGACGCTCCACTCCGTTTTCCGGATAACCTTTAGCGGCAAACATCAACCGAGTGGGCGGCTGCGCCGTAGGCCCATCCGCTGTTGGGACGCCGATCTATAGCCTAGCCAGGGCCTGCTGCGCCGCCGCAAACTGGGGCCGCAGGCGCAGGGCTTCGGTGTAGGCGGCGCGGGCTTCGGCGGTGCGGCCCAGGCCCGCCAGGGCGCGGCCCCGCCAATAGTGGGCCTCTTCGTGGCTGGGAACGTCGCGCAGAATGTTGCCGCTCAGCCGCAGCACGTCGGCGTAGCGGGCCGTGCGGGTATAGGCCTCCAGCGGCCCGAAGGTGTACCACAGCGTGCGCCAGGGCAGGCCGCCCTGCACCCAGCTGGGGCGGGTGGGGTCCAGCGCCGGGTTGGGGGCCGCGGCAAAGGCCCGGTCAAAGTAGAGGCTGGCCATCCGTGCGTCCCCGATATTCAGCGCCGCCTGTCCTGCCGTCAGCCAGCCCACGGCGTCGTCGCGCGCCTGCGCTTCGGCCAGTGCCGCTTCCAGGTGACTCTGCTTGGCCACTTGCGGGTCGGCCTGATCGCCCAGCAGGGCCGTGACCGCCGCGCCCTGCTCCGGGGGATACACCGCCAGATAGGTGCGCCCGAAAGTCCGCCACAGTTCATCGAAGGCCGCGTAGTCCATGCCCAGCGGCCCCAGGTACGAGTCCAGTGCCAAGAATTTCTGCGCCGCGTCGTCGTAGCCGGTAGGGACCCGGAAGTGGCCCATGCCGCCGTCATCCGTCACGAACCAGGTGTGGACGATCACGGGAATCCCTTCGCTGAGCAGGCCACGGATCAGGTCGATGCTGCCTCCGGGGGCAAGGTGTGTGTCCAACCCCTGAGCGCGGGCGTAGGCAGCCAGCTCTGCGGGCGTCACGTTCACGTCGCCCGCAGCGGGGCGGACTGCTGGCGCGATGTCGTACTGGGTGTCTGGCGTTCCCCACACGCTCATGGCTGTCCCGAGGGTGGCCGGGCCGCAGTTGTTGAGGCGCTGGTACTCGTGACGCAGGCCAGGGAGACTGGCGCTGGCGGGCAGGGTTGGTGTGGGCGGTGCAGACACCTCCGCCGCGGTCACTTCAGGCGTGGGGATAACTTCCGAGCGGGCTTCTTCAGCGGCCTCGGTTGCATCTGGCGTGGGTGCGGCCTGTTCCTGTGAGGTGGCAGGCAGTGGCTCCGTCGCTGGGAGTGCAGGGGCGGGTGCGACTTCGGCGGGGGGCGGCGTGGCGGCGGATTCGGGAGCCGCTTGCAGCGTCTGTAGGCCCAGGGCCAGCGCTGCGGTGATCAGCAGTCCTCCCGCGAGCAGGGGGAAACCGTTCATGCTCCAGTCTGGCGGGCCGGGACAGACGGCAAGGTGAGCGACCTTCCGAGAGACTTCATGCTGCGGCGCTCAGGATGATCGGCACAGTCGGGGTGCGGCGTATACGCAAGACTGCGCGCTATGGCCGTTACCCCTCAGTCTGTCCGCCAGCGCCGCTGGCTCACTGTGCTTGCCGCTGGCACGCTGGCCCTGACTCTGGGCAGCTGCGCTGCGCTGAATCCTGTTCAGACCCTCAACCGTACGGTTTCCACGGCGGGACTCACGGTGCAAACCGACCTGGTCTACGGCAGCACCGAGCGTCAGAAGCTGGACATTTACGCCCCTCAGAATGTGCGGGGCGCGCCCACCGTACTGTTTATCCACGGCGGCAGCTGGGCCAATGGCAACAAGGAGGACTACCGCTTCGTGGGTGAGAGCCTGGCCCGCGCCGGCTATGTGGTGGGCGTGATGAACTACCGTCTGGCCCCGCAGTTCCGCTACCCCAGCTACATTCAGGACAGCGCCCAGGCTCTGGCTTTCTTGCGCTCACAGGCCGCCCGGTATGGCGGCAGCCCCGATAACCTGTTCCTGATGGGCCACTCGGCGGGGGCCTTCAACGCCGTAGAAACCGCCGTGAACGAGCGCTGGCTGCGCGAAGCGGGCGTGCCGATTTCGGCAGTGCGCGGTGTGATCGGACTGGCGGGACCGTACTCCTATGACTTCCGCGATTTTCCCAGCCGCAACGCTTTTCCCGAAGGCGGCCTGCCGGATGAGATCATGCCTGACCGTCATGTGCGCCCGGACGCGCCGCCACATTTGCTGCTGACGGCTGAGAACGATCAGACGGTTCACCCACAGAACGCCATCAACATGGAGCGCGCCCTGAGGGCCGCTGGTGCTCAGGTAGAGCGCCGCGAGGTGGCCCGCGTGGATCACGTCACCATTGCCGGAGCGCTGGCCCGTCCCCTCACCTGGCTAGGAAAGACCCGCGCCGACGTGCTGGAGTTTATCGAAGCCCAGCGTTTGCGCTAAAGGTCAGAGAAAGGTGCAGGGGCGGCAGCGGGGTCTGCCCCGGCCCACCCCCGAGCCTTTTGCCCTGGCCTGAGCGTCTATGCTCAGGCGCATGGCTGACTCCTGCTTCGCTGACACCGAATGGAACCGTTTCCTGACACTGTATGCCCAGGAGACGGGGAAGGCGGCGCGGCGCCCCGGCGGCGGCCCCTATGTCCCCACCTCCGCCGAGCTGACCTTTGCAGCGCGGGTGGCTTGGCGCAATGCCCCGCGCTGTGTGGGCCGTGCCTACTGGCCGTCCCTGGAGGTGCGCGACCTGCGGCATCTGCATGACCCGGTCGCCGTGTTCCAGGCGCTCCAGGAGCATCTGCGGTGGGCCTGGAACGGGGGCCGCATCCGCAGCATGATGAGCGTCTTCGGCCCAGAGGTGCAGATTCTGAACCCGCAGCTGCTGCGCTACGCCGGGTACGCCGACGGCCTGGGCGACCCGCAGAACCGCAAACTGACTGCGCGGCTGACGGAGCTGGGCTGGCAGCCCCCGGCGCAGCGTTCGGCGTTTGACCTGTTGCCACTGGCACTCCGGGTGGGCGCACAGACGCGGCTGTTCAGCTGGGACGCCGCCGACGTGCATGAGGTCGAGATCATCCACCCCGACGTAGGACCGCTGGGCCTCAAGTGGCACGCCCTGCCGGTGGTCAGTGACATGGAGCTGCGTTTTGGGGGCCTGACCTATCCCTGCGCGCCTTTCAACGGCTGGTATCTTCAGACCGAAATCGCGGCCCGCAACCTGGCCGACCGCAGCCGCTACGACGCCTTGCCCGGGCTGGCTGTGCAACTGGGTCTTGACACCTCGCGTGAGCGGACGCTGTGGCGCGACCGGGCGCTGGTTGAGATGAACCGCGCCGTGCTGCATTCCTTTGACCGGGCGGGCGTGCGGATGGACGACCACCATAGCCTGACCCAGCAGTTCGTGGCCTTTGAGGAGCGCGAGCGAGCGGCGGGGCGGCAGGTGAACGGCCAGTGGGACTGGTTGATTCCGCCGCTGTCCCCGGCCACCACCCCCGTCTGGGAGCGGCACTACCGTGAGCGTCCGCTGACGCCGGGGTTGTTTCACCGTGCGGGCACCTGTCCGCAGGCGCCAGCAGACATCCCCTAGCCCAGTTCCCACTTGTGCGGCAAAGCCTCCTCAGCCCAAAACAAAAAAAGCCCCCGGAAGTGGGGGCCTGATGGGGTTGCGGATTAGACGCCTTACTTGGCGTGTTACTTGAACTTCAGCGATTTCAGAATGGGGGTAAAGGTGCTGTCGCGGTTCACGGCGTAGGTGTTGGGGTTGTCAATCAGGTTAAAGGCAAAAGCGTTGTTGCCCTTGACGGCGCCCCAGAAGCGCACGCGCTTTTCCATGGTCTGGCCCTGAGCGTTTTTGCCGCTGATGGCGTACTCGATCTCTTTGCCAGCCACACCACCGTAGGTGGCGTCTTTGGCTCCCAGGCGGCGCACGGTCAGCCCCTGGAACTTGACCTTCTCATAGGAGCTGACCAGTTCGGGCAGCGTATCAATCGAAGCGTTGGTCTTGTTGACGGTCAGTTCGATCAGGGCACCGGGAGCTTTGCCCAGGTACACGCCGGAGCTGGCCTGCCCTTTGGGAGTCAGCACCTGCCAGGTCTGACCACTGGCTGCAGGCACGGTAAAGGAAAAGGGAGAGTTGGGGTCGTTCAACTCGTAACCCTGGGTCTGGGCCAGGCCAGGAGCGGCAATCATCACGGTGGCCACCGAGGCCAGCAGAGTCTTGGATACGTTCATACCCAGCACCGTACCAATCCCGTATGAGCGTTCGATTGGTTCAGGCTGACGCGGGCCTGACGGCCAGCTGGTGGGGTGCCCTCTAGGCCACCTTTTCCGCTGCTGGACCTTCATTTCGTTGCGGTCAGCGCCAATGCACGCGGTGTCGGCCACAGCCGCATCTTGGCCTGGCCCACCACGTCCTGTACCCGTATAGGACCGTAAGTCCGCGAGTCCAGGCTGCTGCCCACCAGGCGGTTGTCGCCCATGACCCACACTTCACCTGCGTCCAGAGTCAGCGGCCCAAAATCGTCCACATAGCCGGGCAGCGTGTAGCTTTCGGCCAGGGCCTGACCATTGACCACGACCCCACCTTTCCGCGCCTCCACGCGGTCTCCAGCCGTGGCCAGCACCCGCTTGATATGGGCTGGGCGGGTTCGCCACTCCAGTCCCAACCACTGGTGGTCCGCATAGGAATAAGGGCTACCTGGCGGGCCTCTGAACACCACGAGGTCACCGCGCTGTGGAAAATCCGGGTCCAGCCAGCGCGGATATTTCTGCAGCAGCAGCAGGTTGCCGCTTTGGAGGGTGGGCCGCATGGAATCACCGCTCACCCGTGCCAGTGAGACGCCGTAGGCCAGAACCAGCCCCAGTAGCGCCGTGAGCAGATAGGGCCAGCCAACAGCCCAGAACTGGTGCAGACGCGGGGGAGAAACAGTCGCGGGCATAACGCGTCCAAGTGTAGAGGCTGGGGATACGCAGAGGAGGATGTAGCCGCACAAGGCTTAGAGCCTCTTGATCTGTCTTGGTCTGCCTGCAGCCAGCCGTTAAGCTGGGAGGCATGAGTGAACTCAAAGTAGACAAGTATCAAGAAGGCAGCGGCGAAACCGCCAAGAAGGGTGACGTGGTGAGCGTTCATTACACCGGTACCCTGGAAAACGGCCAGAAGTTCGATTCCAGCCACGACCGTGGTGAGCCGATCCAGTTCGTGCTGGGTGGCGGTCAAGTCATTCAGGGTTGGGACCAGGGCATCCAGGGGCTGCGCGTGGGGGACAAGGCCAAACTGACCATTCCCAGCGATCTGGCCTACGGTCCTGCGGGCATCGCGGGCGTGATTCCCGGCGGTGCCACGCTGATTTTTGATGTAGAGCTGGTCGGCGTGCGCCAGGGCTAAGGTCCGTCTCTCATCCAACCTGGCTGGGCGTGGTCCCTGCCAGGTTTCTTGTTGACCCGTCCGGCTACACTGCCTCCATGAGCCCCAGACGCCAACGTACCCGCCGGGAGCCTCCGCGTGACCGCTACGAACAGCAGCGGGAGCGCAATGGCCGCTTCTGGAAGACGAATCTGCTGATAGACGCGGTGATGGCCGTCTTTGTGGCGGTGATGCGGGTGCTGGGGCGCTAGGTCAGAAAGCCCCCGCAATCTGCCACTGGTCCGCCCTCTATCATGCCCCCTATGGCTGACTTGACCCGCGCTGCACTGTCCCGCAAAGACCTGGTCCGCGCCCTGAACCAGACCGCCGACCTGCTGGATGTGCTGGGCAGCGATGAGGGCGGCTTCCGGGCCACCGCCTACCGCAGCGCCGCCCGCAGCCTGGACCGCTTGGAGGCCAGTTCGGAGGATTTACAGGCCACACAGTTTGCTGGCGTCCCCAAAGTGGGCAAAGGCATCGCGCAGGAGCTGCTGGCTTACCTGGCTACGGGCCGCTTTGCCCCACTGGACGAGGTGGCCGAGCAGGTACCCGAAGGGGTGCAGGGCCTTTTTGTGGTGCGGGGCCTAGGACCGAAAAAGGTACGCGCTCTGTGGGACGCGGGCATTGACTCGGTGCCCCGCTTGCTGGCGGCGGCCCAAAGCGGTGAGCTGGCTGGGATCAAGGGCTTCGGGGCCAAGGGTGCTCAGGCGCTGGGAGAGGCCGCCGAGTTCGTGTTGCGCTCGCAGGACCGTTTTCTGCTGTCCAGCGCCCTGCAAGCCGCCGAGGCTGCCCAGGCGCGCTTGCAGGCGGCGGGCCTCACCGCGCAGCCGGGTGGCGAACTGGCAGGGCAGCGCGACACCCTGAGCGGCGCAGAGTTGCTGGCCGGGGGTGACGCGGCAGCCTGGGCCTCGGCGCTGGCGGGGCTGGAAGGCTGGGAAAGCATCGGAGAAGAGGGAGGGACGCTGGTGGGCCGCCTGGCGGGGGTACCGCTTACGGTGCGCCCACGTGGGGCGGCACCGGCGCAAGCGGCTTATGCGCCCTTCGGTGAACCCGAACACGCGGGGCTACAGCTGCCCGATCCGGAATCGCTCATTCAGGTCAAAGATATCCAGGGGATGCTCCACACCCACTCGGTCTGGTCCGACGGCACGGCGACCCTGCGGGCCATGTTGGATGAAACGCTGCGCCTCGGCCACAGTTACCTGGGAACCGGCGACCACTCGCAGGCGGCGGCCTATGCGGGCGGCCTGGCCCCGGAGCGGCTGCGCGAGTACACCGCCGAAATCAGGGCCATGCAGGCGGAAGGCCTCCCCATCCTGGCCGGGGCCGAGGTAGACATCCTGGCCGACGGCTCGCTCGATTACCCCGACGACCTCCTGGCCGAGCTAGATTATGTGGTCGCCAGCGTGCATTCCAACTTCGGGCTAAGTCAGGCCGCGCAGACGGGGCGGCTGGTGCGGGCCGCTTCACACCCACTGGTCAACATTCTGGGCCATCCCACCGGACGCTTGCTGTTGCGCCGTGAAGGCTACGCAGTGGATATAGACGCCGTGCTGGAGGCCTGCGCCGCTCACGACACCGCCGCTGAGATCAACGCCAATCCCTGGCGGCTGGACCTGCGCTGGCAGGACGCGCTGCGCTGGCGCGGCCGGGTGCAGTTCTCTATCAACACAGACGCACATTCGCTGGGCGGCCTGCGTGACCTACGTTACGGTGTGATGATCGCCCAGAAAGCGGGTCTGACCCCGGCAGACGTGGTGAATTGCCTCAGCGCCGAGGACTTCCGCCGCTGGGCACGCGGCTAAAGTAGGGTCATGCACTATATCTGCAACGCTGACAACCATGACGTGACCGTCAACCTGGCGCTGGAAACCTATCTGGTCCGCAATCGCCTGGTGGACGGCCCGCTGCTCCTCTTTTACATCAACGACCCCTGCGTGATCGTGGGCCGCAACCAGAACACCATTGAAGAAATCAACCGTGAATACATCGATGAACACGGGGTACAGGTTGTGCGCCGCCTATCGGGGGGAGGCGCGGTCTACCAGGACGGGGGCAATCTCTGTTACTGCTTTATCAAGGACGATGACGGCTCGTTCCGCGACTTCGCCAGCTTTACGGGTCCGGTGGTGCAGGCGCTTCAGTACCTCGGTGCCGAGGAAGCTGCCTTGCGTGGACGCAATGATCTGGTGATCGGCGAGCAGAAGATTTCCGGCAACGCCATGTATGTGGCCGGGGGCCGGATGACCGCGCACGGCACGCTCCTGTACGACGTGAACTTGGGCAATGTGGCCGCTGCGCTGACCCCGCCCAAGGAGAAGATCGAATCCAAGGGCATCAAATCGGTGCGCGCCCGCGTCACCAACATTCGCCCACACCTTGCCCCGGAGTATCAGACACTCAGTACCGGCGAATTTCGCGATGAAATCCTGCGCCAACTGGCAGTCCAGAGTGGCGAGGAGATGGTGGAATACAGGCTGACGGAGGAGGACTGGCAGGCAATCGAGAAAATCCGCCAGGAATATTTCCTGAACTGGGACTGGAATTTCGGGCGCTCACCGGACTTCAGCCTCGAAAAGCGCTGCAAGTTCCCTGCGGGCCTGATTGACGTGCGGATGAACGTGGAGAAAAAGCACATCCAGGATATCCGCATCTATGGTGATTTCTTTGCGCAGGACGACGTAGCCGATCTTGAGCGGGCACTGACCGGGGTGCCGTACCGCCCGGAGGACATCACTGCGGCGCTGGAGCCGTTTGATTTGTCGCGCTACTTCGGGGCCGTGGAGCGGGATGAGTTCGTGCGTTTGCTCATCTGACCCTCCTCTGTGGCCCACCAGTTGCCCTGGGTCAGGGCCAGCGCCAGCGGCGGCATGTCTGGGGTAGCCCGGCCTTCGAATTCGTTCAGCAGTGCGTTCAGGCGGCGTTTGAATTCGGCAGCGTCGGCGTCGCCCAGCCGCAGTTCACGCAGGGGCAGCAGCTGGGGCGCGTCCCCGGTCCACAGGTCAGTCACCGGGCCGCTCCGGTTGCCCACCTCGAAGCGCCCGGCTTCTAGCCAGTAGCCCCAGTCGTCCCGCTCCTGCATGGACGCCTGGGCCACCTTGCCCACCAACTGGCGCAATCCGCCTCCATGTTGCTGCCAGAAAAATTCGGCCACGCTGGCGGCCCCGGTCTGGGCGTAGGGCACCAGCCAGGGCTGCGCAGCCTGATAAAGCCGCACGGGTCTGCCCCGGTGGGGGCGCGTGCCCACCTGCTGGGTGATGCCTGAGCGCTGCAACTTCTGCACCAGGCTGTAGGCGCGCCGCCCACTCAGGCCGCACTCCTGCGCCAGATCGCCCACGCTGAGCGGCCCCCGCATCAGCGCATGCAGCGCCGGCAGCAGGCGCGGGTCCAGCAACAAGGCAGCCTGCTGGGAAGTGGCGATGTGGGGGGTGGTCATGTCATGAGGGTAGCGCCCCTCAGCTTCCGCCCCGGCCTGTTGCCGGAAGCTCAACCCCGCTTTGCTGAGGGCATGTCCGCCCAATTTCCGCCGATATGGCACCACCGTTCCCTGATCGTCTGGCTGCTCAGCGTGGCCCAGAGCCGCTTTGGTTCAGCGCTGTCGGGGGTGGCGCTGAGTTTTCTGGTGCTGGACCAGACCGGGTCGGTGGGCAGCCTCTCGCTGACGCTGGCCCTGGCCTTTTTGCCGACCGTGCTGATGCCGCTGGCGGGCGTATGGCTGGACCGCCTGAACCTGCGGTGGGTGCTGATGCTGACCGACCTGGCCAACGCCGCGCTGCAACTCAGTCTGGGCGGCGCGGCGCTGTTGCTGGGCCATTTGCCGCCCGCGCTGATCTACGCCGCAGCGCTGTTGGGTGGGCTGGTGGGGGCCTGGTCACAGCCTGCGGCCCGCAGTGCGCTGCCCCGGCTGGTCCCACCTGAGGAGTTGACCCGCGCAGGTGGGCTGCTGAGCAGTGCGGTGCAGGTGGCCTTGCTGCTGGGCTTTTTGACGGGCGGCCTATTGGTAGCGCGGCTCGGCGCACCGCTCGCCCTACTGCTGGACGGCCTGACCTACCTGTTTTCGGCTCTGGCCGTGGCCGTATGGGTCAAGTTACCGGAGGTAGCGCCGGCGCAGCGCGAGGGGGCGGGCTACTGAACTGCGTTCCGGTTGGCGCTGGTTCGGGTCACACCCGCTGCTGCGTCCCTTACCGCTAGCGTTTTTGGTGCTGAATGCGGCGTATGCGCCGCTACAAGCCCTGGTCCCGGCGGCCATGCAAGACCTGGGTTACGGCGCTGCCGGATACAGTCATGTGTTGCTGGTGGAAATGCTGGGCACACTGGCAGCGGGCCTGCTGTTGGGGTGGCAGGGCGACCGCTTGCCACTGCGCGCCGTGGTGCTGGGCGGCTACAGTTTGGCGGCTCTGGGCCTCCTTTATCTGGCGCTGAGTGGCACATATCCGGCGCATCTCATCGCCGCGTTGAGTGTGGGCGCTGGCCTGGGCATCAGTGGCCCGCCGCTGATGGCGCTGGTGGGCCGCCAGGTGCCGCCCGAATTGCGGGGACGTGCATTCGGCCTGCTGGGAGCAGTCAGTATGTTGGGCATGCCGCTAGCCCTGCTGGCCGTGGCTCCCCTGGCTGAGCGGTGGTCTCAGGGCACGTTTTACGCGGTGGCTGCCGGGACGCTGGTGGGGTCGGCAGCGCTGCTGTGGCGGGCATTGGCCGCTGCATCGCTGCCTGACCCCAGCGTGGGTCACTCCGCCAGCAGCGCCTCTACGAACTCGTGAGCATTGAAGGGCTGCAGGTCATGGGCCTGCTCGCCCACCCCGATAAATTTGATCGGCACGCCCAGCTCCCGCACGATCGGAATCAGGATGCCGCCCTTGGCGGTGCCGTCCAGCTTGGTGACGACGACACCGGTCAGTGGGATCGCCTCGTTGAATTTCTTGGCCTGTTGCAGTCCGTTCTGGCCGGTCACGGCGTCCAGCACCATCCAGACCTCGGCGGGTTCGCCCGCGTCGGCCTTGCCGATGACGCGGTGGACCTTGTTCAGCTCCTGCATCAGGTTGGTCTGATTGTGCAGCCGTCCGGCGGTGTCCACCAGCAGCAGGTCGGTACCGCGTGCCCGGCGCGAGCTGGCCCCGTCAAGGGCCACGGCGGCGGGGTCGCCGCCCTCACGGCCCTGGATGACTGGAACGCCCAGGCGGTCGCCCCAAACTTCCAGCTGCGCCCCGGCAGCGGCGCGGAACGTATCGCCAGCAGCGAACATCACGCTCTGGCCATGTTCCATGTAGTGCTGGCCCAGCTTGGCGATGGTGGTGGTTTTGCCCACTCCGTTCACACCAATGATCATCACTACATGTCCGGCGGGCTGCACTGGCGAAGGCTGAACCGTGGGCTGAAACCAGGGAGTCAGGCCGCTGGTGTCTTCGGCCTCAGTTGCCTTTTTCGGCTCCAGTTGCTCAATCAGCGCGTCGGAGAGGGCCGCCATCAGATCCGCACGGCGGCTGGACTGCACGCTGCTCAGAATGTCGGCGGTGGCGGGACCACCCACGTCAGCGGCCAGCAGGGCGGCTTCCAGATCATCCAGCAGGTCGGCATTACGCCCGTAGCCGCGCAAGTCACGCCCCAGCAGGCCGGCATTCGTACTGAGCTGTATGCGGGTCTTTTGCAGGCCGCCGCGCAGCCGGGTCATCCAGTTGGTACCTTCTCCGGTCATGGTTCCCACCATAGCGCGTGCCCTGGGCCGTTTTCGGGGACATTTCCCTGCTTCTGGGTCAGCTCTGCTTCTGGTTCAGTTCAGCAGCCGGGGTGCACGTGGCTGCATG
The sequence above is a segment of the Deinococcus radiophilus genome. Coding sequences within it:
- the ftsY gene encoding signal recognition particle-docking protein FtsY; the encoded protein is MTGEGTNWMTRLRGGLQKTRIQLSTNAGLLGRDLRGYGRNADLLDDLEAALLAADVGGPATADILSSVQSSRRADLMAALSDALIEQLEPKKATEAEDTSGLTPWFQPTVQPSPVQPAGHVVMIIGVNGVGKTTTIAKLGQHYMEHGQSVMFAAGDTFRAAAGAQLEVWGDRLGVPVIQGREGGDPAAVALDGASSRRARGTDLLLVDTAGRLHNQTNLMQELNKVHRVIGKADAGEPAEVWMVLDAVTGQNGLQQAKKFNEAIPLTGVVVTKLDGTAKGGILIPIVRELGVPIKFIGVGEQAHDLQPFNAHEFVEALLAE
- a CDS encoding DNA polymerase/3'-5' exonuclease PolX, with protein sequence MADLTRAALSRKDLVRALNQTADLLDVLGSDEGGFRATAYRSAARSLDRLEASSEDLQATQFAGVPKVGKGIAQELLAYLATGRFAPLDEVAEQVPEGVQGLFVVRGLGPKKVRALWDAGIDSVPRLLAAAQSGELAGIKGFGAKGAQALGEAAEFVLRSQDRFLLSSALQAAEAAQARLQAAGLTAQPGGELAGQRDTLSGAELLAGGDAAAWASALAGLEGWESIGEEGGTLVGRLAGVPLTVRPRGAAPAQAAYAPFGEPEHAGLQLPDPESLIQVKDIQGMLHTHSVWSDGTATLRAMLDETLRLGHSYLGTGDHSQAAAYAGGLAPERLREYTAEIRAMQAEGLPILAGAEVDILADGSLDYPDDLLAELDYVVASVHSNFGLSQAAQTGRLVRAASHPLVNILGHPTGRLLLRREGYAVDIDAVLEACAAHDTAAEINANPWRLDLRWQDALRWRGRVQFSINTDAHSLGGLRDLRYGVMIAQKAGLTPADVVNCLSAEDFRRWARG
- a CDS encoding MFS transporter; its protein translation is MSAQFPPIWHHRSLIVWLLSVAQSRFGSALSGVALSFLVLDQTGSVGSLSLTLALAFLPTVLMPLAGVWLDRLNLRWVLMLTDLANAALQLSLGGAALLLGHLPPALIYAAALLGGLVGAWSQPAARSALPRLVPPEELTRAGGLLSSAVQVALLLGFLTGGLLVARLGAPLALLLDGLTYLFSALAVAVWVKLPEVAPAQREGAGY
- a CDS encoding lipoate--protein ligase; the encoded protein is MHYICNADNHDVTVNLALETYLVRNRLVDGPLLLFYINDPCVIVGRNQNTIEEINREYIDEHGVQVVRRLSGGGAVYQDGGNLCYCFIKDDDGSFRDFASFTGPVVQALQYLGAEEAALRGRNDLVIGEQKISGNAMYVAGGRMTAHGTLLYDVNLGNVAAALTPPKEKIESKGIKSVRARVTNIRPHLAPEYQTLSTGEFRDEILRQLAVQSGEEMVEYRLTEEDWQAIEKIRQEYFLNWDWNFGRSPDFSLEKRCKFPAGLIDVRMNVEKKHIQDIRIYGDFFAQDDVADLERALTGVPYRPEDITAALEPFDLSRYFGAVERDEFVRLLI
- a CDS encoding MFS transporter, whose translation is MLNAAYAPLQALVPAAMQDLGYGAAGYSHVLLVEMLGTLAAGLLLGWQGDRLPLRAVVLGGYSLAALGLLYLALSGTYPAHLIAALSVGAGLGISGPPLMALVGRQVPPELRGRAFGLLGAVSMLGMPLALLAVAPLAERWSQGTFYAVAAGTLVGSAALLWRALAAASLPDPSVGHSASSASTNS
- a CDS encoding winged helix-turn-helix domain-containing protein; translated protein: MTTPHIATSQQAALLLDPRLLPALHALMRGPLSVGDLAQECGLSGRRAYSLVQKLQRSGITQQVGTRPHRGRPVRLYQAAQPWLVPYAQTGAASVAEFFWQQHGGGLRQLVGKVAQASMQERDDWGYWLEAGRFEVGNRSGPVTDLWTGDAPQLLPLRELRLGDADAAEFKRRLNALLNEFEGRATPDMPPLALALTQGNWWATEEGQMSKRTNSSRSTAPK